GGTCAgaaacagccagacaactagcatatcCAGAAGATCAGCATTGGTGGCCCCTGTGTTTTTCTCTATTGAGCCTTACTTTAGGCATAATCATCTGCATAAACTGTACGCTAcctcatttttataattatttttatactggCAGTTGGTAGTTTGTACTCACTTCACCTAGAAGATCAACTGATTAACTGAATATCAGTCTTTCATTTATATTGGTAATTTACTCCCACCATataattgctttaaaaatgtacgTAAATGCAATACTTGGATCTGTAACGTTACTCTGTGTAAACCCAAAGCTATGTATGATTTGATTGCATCTTGTGTATATACAGTTCAGGTGATATGATCAGCTCCCCATCAGGTCAAATGGCAGAACTTTTGATGTTTCCAGGATGCAAGTTTATTTTTTAATTGCCAGTACACGATAAATTCCATACAGATGGTAACTCATTTCAGCTGATCTTTACCTTAGTTGTAGCAAGATATGGTTGGACCCCTAATTTTATATACCCACCCACCAAGGTAGGCAAGACAATGGTAATGGTAATACATGAACTAGATTACCAATAGCCTCTAGAAATCACAAAAATCTAAAAACCATATAGATGCAACATTGCATAtgaaggaaagtttaaggaaaaggaaaagaaaagtagCTACCATAATTGATAAGGTCAATGTCCCACCTACAGTTAATACCTAGAAGCAATCTAGTCTCAAGCCTAAATATCCTAAATACTTCATACCAAAGTAAACAATGgcgtaaatctccccaatgtacaGAACCATCAGTAAATTCAATaaaatggaaagataaaaaaatattttctagacACGGTAGGGCACTCTTCTACACCATGTTGTTCACCTATCTGCTTCAGCAGCTTTCCAGTGTATCCCGCATATAGTACTCTTCACTCTGCACAGGAAATAATTTAAACCATGTTCTTGGAGTTACAACTTAAACACTGATGGATACAACCAATCATTAGCCAATACAGATTGTACCGTTCTGATTTTTGGATGAACTTTATAACAGCAACATGTATTGAGCCCACATTTGAAATACCCCTTCACCTTAATCCAAGTAGGAGACTTAAATTTGATATAAAAAAGGCTGGGTGAAAAAAGGGATCCTAAAGTGAGTGTCCTCTTAGAAGATAAGTGACAACCTACTTATAAAATGGTATGCAGCTTACAACCACCAAGTAAAATGGGCAAATTATGCCTAATAATTTGTTTAATAGTAGTTTAATACTCAGTGGAAAAGATGGTCTCAAATATATTTTTGCCAGACAATCATTAGTTGTTACTTTCACCCAAAAGAAAACTCCCTGTTTTTACTCCTGTATATTTTATTAGCTACATTCAgagtacactgtatatattttctctttcttaagctgaatacacagtatacaattttctttagattttttcctttagatttaccaaaaccatataataagaggtcaaacctaaacgctttcaatttgtatgcaatcaggcaggcccttaccctacatggttttggtaaatccaaaggaaatcaaacaacaaaagttgtgtagtgtgtatccagctttaatctTTCCATAATGATCTCAGTTTCTGACCCAAGGGACTTATAATCCAAACTATTTCTCCTAGCCCATGTAAGTTCTCCCACTGGCACAGTTTTAATAGTACAGTAGTTTGAGGTTGACAACTGCTAGCAGGCAATGTTATTTTCCTCTcctttgttcatatgcaatgtagCCTGTGTATAATGCCGGGGAAGCAGTTTTTGTATATGTCGATTTTTTTTCAGATATATGTGATTTCAGGATACCATTGGTAATCCGGTTTTCATATTGCCGTTACCCTCTTCTTACCTACCTTGGTGGGTAGGCATATAATGATAGAAGGATCTAACCATACTTTGATTTTCAAAATTCAAAGCATTCCTCTTGTGATTATCTGGAATTTAATGGTTTGTTCTGTTACATAGTGAACTGTGTCATACATCATCCAATTAGaagtccttttcttttctttctttttacagagCCAACACTTGCATAAATAGTGTACAGAAAGTTACACAAAAACACaaacttctgaaaaaaagaataaacacaacTGTCTGTATAATACTTTGCTACATTATATTTATTAGTTGCACAAGTGTGTATATACATTTGAATGTAGCTAGAAACAtgtgaaataaataatttaataacttataaataatattaaataaataatatcaaaaacatattggtcaaaattaaacataaagacATTCGTCAAGAAACTCCCCtttcacaactatatatatatatatatatatatatatatatatatatatatatatatacaacatatgcatttatcaataaaatattttttctttaacattaatCAATTACAGATATATTGCATCCTCCAGGGAGCtagaaacttgtaaaaaaaaatgttcttaataacttatgtaatataaataataaataaataacattaaaaacttACAGGTTTTAACATGAATATAAACAGATATGATaagataaaataatattaaataaataagatTAAATACTTATAGGTTAAAAAATAATTGTAAGcacacatcacaaaaaaaaaaaatccttttcactACTACTACTCTCCACAGAATTTGTGCTGTGTAGAGAGTAGGTCAGTCATTTTTGGGTTGATAAGGAATCTTGTCTGCTGGGATAAACAATTAGGTCCATTTATGATATATAAGTTTGTGTTTACGAAATCCCTTGTAGGATAGGTTAATAGTGGATAAATCCTGTAGTTGTAAATTTCAGGAATGtactttatggatgaatttcctatAGGTTTTAGTAGATCAAAGATGAGTAGATACTTCTTTTAAAGTAGTACTGTATGTCCTTCAGTCGTAAGGTATAGAAGAATATGTCTATGTTGAAAAAGTCCATCCTTTACTGCTTATCCTTCATCCTGATGGTCTTCCTGGTTCTAATATGTTCAGATATAGCATAAGAGACTTATCTATGCTTACAGTAGGGAGTTTATTTGATACAGAAGTGCAGGTTAGTGGTTGAGAGCCCAACATGTCACATCTTCCACCCTCAGAGGAATAAGGCTCAGTATTACAGCTTCCTGGACACAATCTGGAGATGCTGTTTCCTTAAAATGTTGGAGGTGATGCAGCCACAGCTTCAGCTCAGGTGACGTAGACTCATTGTTTTCAGGAGATCCTCTACAGACCATCAGATCATCTTTCAGTTTGAGGAAAACCATAAGTGATTGTTTTACAGTTTCATTCTGAGCAGACACAGACATGTTCGTCAGAACCTCAACTGTTAGTGACACCCGCTCCAAAGTCAGGATGAGACGATTCCTCTGCGTAAGGTCACATACAGATGGTTTGTGTCTCAGCATTCTTCTGTAGCATCTCATTGCGTTGGTAGACATGTTCTTTTCATGATCATGTTGCAGCTCCTTTAGTGTTGTTATGTCAGAGGACGTCACTGATAAATAGCGGGATTTCGGGCAGAGTCTCCTGTGCAAGCGCCCACTTACTGCAACCAGTAAAGTGCTCAACACCAGCAGCCTGATATCCATTTCTGTTTTGCTGGCTTGGATCTGATAATGTCTTTCTGGTTCCAGATATTTGTTCCGTTACACTGTCACTCCACAGTGCTAGTCTCTGGTTGATCTGAAGTCTTGTATCCATGATTCTCCTTTTATATTTCTGTTTGCAGGAGAAAAATGTCCTCATTTTCATGATGTTGTGAAGTTCTCTTTCGTTCAGAACTCAAGTGACATGAGAGAGACGATAGCTGCTCTGGGAACTTCTATATCACTTTCAGTTTCCTTTCTATTCAGGTAAGAAGGTAATATCAGATAGCTAGTGACATTCTTCTACATGTCAAACAGGAAACTCCTCCTTTCTGATACAGGACTCTCCTCTATACAGGTTTATCGTATATTGTCAAAAGAACTTTTACAACATATTATTGCCAACAGAAAAAACATAACACAGCTTTTTAAATGTTCTGCCACACAAGTCTAAAAAtgtgaaaagaaggaagaaaatatAGGAAAGATGTATAAACATAACATACCAGTTTAGGTATTGTGCTTAAACCATTTTTTTAACCAACAATAttgaaactttttttcatttttaaaattaaaaaaaaaaatgttgtgtcacaATAATAATTCACAAATAATGTGGGGATAGAGGTATATAAAAAGATTAAAGGTTGTGAGACTTTAATTGGCTTTCACTTTGGCTTTCCTTATCCACACATTTGTTGCTGGTTAGTATCCCAGAAAGTATGGAGGTCAgaaacagccagacaactagcatatcCAGAAGATCAGCATTGGTGGCCCCTGTGTTTTTCTCTATTGAGCCTTACTTTAGGCATAATCATCTGCATAAACTGTACGCTAcctcatttttataattatttttatactggCAGTTGGTAGTTTGTACTCACTTCACCTAGAAGATCAACTGATTAACTGAATATCAGTCTTTCATTTATATTGGTAATTTACTCCCACCATataattgctttaaaaatgtacgTAAATGCACTACTTGGATCTTTAACGTTACTCTGTGTAAACCCAAAGCTATGTATGATTTGATTGCATCTTGTGTATATACAGTTCAGGTGATATGATCAGCTCCCCATCAGGTCAAATGGCAGAACTTTTGATGTTTCCAGGATGCAAGTTTATTTTTTCATTGCCAGTACAGGATAAATTCCATACAGATGGTAACTCATTTCAGCTGATCTTTACCTTAGTTGTAGCAAGATATGGTTGGACCCCTAATTTTATATACCCACCCACCAAGGTAGGCAAGACAATGGTAATGGTAATACATGAACTAGATTACCAATAGCCTCTAGAAATCACAAAAATCTAAAAACCATATAGATGCAACATTGCATAtgaaggaaagtttaaggaaaaggaaaagaaaagtagCTACCATAATTGATAAGGTCAATGTCCCACCTACAGTTAATACCTAGAAGCAATCTAGTCTCAAGCCTAAATATCCTAAATACTTCACACCAAAGTAAACAATGgcgtaaatctccccaatgt
This window of the Aquarana catesbeiana isolate 2022-GZ linkage group LG01, ASM4218655v1, whole genome shotgun sequence genome carries:
- the LOC141124621 gene encoding interferon lambda-2-like; translation: MDIRLLVLSTLLVAVSGRLHRRLCPKSRYLSVTSSDITTLKELQHDHEKNMSTNAMRCYRRMLRHKPSVCDLTQRNRLILTLERVSLTVEVLTNMSVSAQNETVKQSLMVFLKLKDDLMVCRGSPENNESTSPELKLWLHHLQHFKETASPDCVQEAVILSLIPLRVEDVTCWALNH